From one Solea solea chromosome 15, fSolSol10.1, whole genome shotgun sequence genomic stretch:
- the yipf4 gene encoding protein YIPF4 yields MQFPPNNGDFTFVSSTEAEELSGTISAPDIKLNMQSDGSKDPYATTFLRQRGYGWLLEVEEDDSEEIKPLLEELDIDLKDIYYKIRCVLMPVPSLGYNRQVVRDNPDFWGPLAVVLLFSMISIYGQFRVVSWIITIWIFGSLTIFLLARVLGGEVSYGQVLGVIGYSLLPLIVIAPLLLVIRVFEIVSTLIKLLGVFWAAYSAASLLVGDEFKTKKPLLIYPIFLLYIYFLSLYTGV; encoded by the exons AACTCAGCGGCACCATATCGGCCCCAGACATCAAACTAAACATGCAAAGTGATGGCAGTAAAGACCCATATGCCACCACTTTCCTGAGGCAACGAGGCTATGGATGGctgctggaggtggaggaggacgaCAGCGAGGAGATCAAACCTCTTCT ggaggAGTTGGACATCGACCTGAAGGACATCTACTACAAGATCCGCTGTGTGCTGATGCCAGTGCCATCACTGGGCTATAACCGGCAGGTGGTCAGAGACAACCCAGACTTCTGGGGCCCACTGGCCGTAGTGCTGCTCTTCTCCATGATATCCATCTATGGCCAGTTCAGG GTTGTGTCTTGGATTATCACCATCTGGATATTTGGCTCACTGACCATCTTCCTGCTGGCCCGTGTTCTTGGTGGTGAG gtGTCATACGGCCAGGTTCTTGGAGTGATTGGATATTCCCTTCTTCCTCTCATCGTCATAGCTCCTCTGCTTTTGGTGATCAGGGTGTTTGAAATTGTCTCTACACTAATCAAA CTGTTGGGAGTCTTCTGGGCTGCTTACAGCGCTGCGTCACTGCTTGTCGGAGATGAGTTCAAAACCAAGAAGCCTCTTCTCATATACCCAATTTTCCTTTTGTACATCTACTTCCTTTCACTTTATACCGGTGTGTGA